Proteins from a single region of Altererythrobacter sp. Root672:
- a CDS encoding helix-turn-helix domain-containing protein, producing the protein MPITVKLDDLLYQRRMTLTELAERIDLTLANVSILKTGKAKAIRFSTLEAICRELDCQPGDVLGYEGGMGED; encoded by the coding sequence ATGCCGATCACCGTGAAACTCGACGACCTGCTCTACCAGCGCCGCATGACCCTGACCGAGCTTGCCGAACGGATCGACCTGACGCTTGCCAACGTCTCGATCCTCAAGACCGGCAAGGCCAAGGCGATCCGCTTCTCGACCCTCGAAGCGATCTGCCGGGAGCTTGATTGCCAACCGGGAGATGTGCTGGGATACGAAGGAGGAATGGGGGAGGACTAA
- the rplJ gene encoding 50S ribosomal protein L10, which produces MDRSQKAESVASLNAVFNEVGLVVVTRNLGMSVGQSTALRSKMSEAGASYKVAKNRLAKLALKDTQYEGLEVHLTGPTALAWSIDPIAAAKAAVDFAKTNDKLEIVGGAMGSTQLNADGIKALASMPSLDELRAKIVGLVNAPATKVVQLVNAPAAKLARVFGAYGAKDAA; this is translated from the coding sequence ATGGATCGTTCGCAGAAAGCCGAATCGGTCGCATCCCTCAACGCGGTCTTCAACGAGGTTGGGCTGGTGGTCGTCACCCGCAACCTCGGCATGTCGGTGGGTCAGTCCACTGCCCTGCGTTCGAAGATGAGCGAAGCGGGTGCGTCGTACAAGGTTGCGAAGAACCGCCTCGCCAAGCTCGCCCTGAAGGACACCCAGTACGAAGGCCTCGAGGTACACCTCACCGGCCCGACTGCCCTGGCATGGTCGATCGATCCGATCGCCGCTGCCAAGGCTGCGGTGGACTTCGCCAAGACGAACGACAAGCTCGAAATCGTCGGTGGCGCCATGGGCAGCACGCAACTCAATGCCGATGGAATCAAGGCTCTCGCCTCGATGCCGTCGCTCGATGAGCTGCGGGCGAAGATCGTCGGCCTGGTCAATGCGCCTGCCACCAAGGTGGTGCAGCTGGTCAATGCCCCGGCGGCAAAGCTTGCTCGCGTGTTCGGTGCCTATGGCGCCAAGGACGCAGCGTAA
- a CDS encoding class I SAM-dependent methyltransferase: MDFQALSTAYTGEAAAGYDARRAPTTKWLTEDETVRELLRVLPAGASVLDVPVGTGRFLELYQERGFKVAGRDISPDMLSAARHKLSELDGLDCSLELADIRNIPGTDDQYDCVLSIRFLNWVDAGGLEEALRELRRVSKRYLIVSIRHNVPTRDLLLHGPNGLRRFVLRYLLGFRRLLKDLRRFGKPKAPRTNQHEKEVVLQTFSRLRLNIDSMQLVEHGRDGTDFYLYRLTKEAS; this comes from the coding sequence ATGGATTTTCAAGCATTGAGCACTGCGTACACGGGCGAAGCGGCTGCAGGCTACGATGCCCGCCGTGCGCCGACTACGAAATGGCTGACGGAGGACGAGACGGTTCGCGAACTCTTGCGCGTTCTGCCGGCCGGCGCCTCGGTCCTCGACGTACCGGTCGGGACCGGGCGGTTTCTCGAGCTCTACCAGGAGCGCGGCTTCAAGGTGGCGGGGCGCGACATTTCGCCCGACATGTTGAGCGCTGCACGCCACAAGCTAAGCGAGCTGGACGGGCTGGACTGTTCGCTGGAGCTTGCCGACATTCGCAACATCCCCGGTACCGACGACCAGTATGACTGCGTCCTCAGTATCCGTTTCCTCAATTGGGTGGATGCCGGTGGCCTTGAAGAGGCACTGCGCGAACTCCGCCGTGTGTCGAAGCGCTATTTGATCGTGAGCATCCGCCACAACGTTCCCACGCGCGACTTGCTGCTCCACGGGCCGAACGGCTTGCGCCGGTTCGTGCTGCGATATCTGCTCGGCTTCAGGCGATTGCTCAAAGATCTGCGCAGATTCGGGAAACCGAAGGCACCCCGGACGAACCAGCACGAGAAGGAAGTAGTCCTGCAGACTTTCAGCAGGCTGAGGCTCAATATCGATTCCATGCAGCTCGTCGAACACGGGCGCGACGGGACCGATTTTTACCTCTATCGCCTGACCAAGGAAGCGTCCTAG
- the rpoC gene encoding DNA-directed RNA polymerase subunit beta' produces the protein MNELTKFTNQIAKPETFDQIQIGIASPERIRSWSFGEIKKPETINYRTFKPERDGLFCARIFGPVKDYECLCGKYKRMKYKGVVCEKCGVEVTVTKVRRERMGHIELAAPVAHIWFLKSLPSRIGLLLDMQLKQLERVLYFESYIVTEPGLTPLEKYQLLTEDELLDAQDEYGEDAFTAGIGAEAVKQMLIDLDLAQEKEDLLKELAETKSTLKPKKIIKRLKVVESFIDSGNRPEWMILDVVPVIPPELRPLVPLDGGRFATSDLNDLYRRVINRNNRLKRLMELRAPDIIVRNEKRMLQEAVDALFDNGRRGRVITGANKRPLKSLSDMLKGKQGRFRQNLLGKRVDYSGRSVIVTGPELKLHQCGLPKKMALELFKPFIYARLDAKGLSMTLKQAKKWVEKERKEVWDILDEVIREHPVLLNRAPTLHRLGIQAFEPVLIEGKAIQLHPLVCSAFNADFDGDQMAVHVPLSLEAQLEARVLMMSTNNILSPANGKPIIVPSQDMVLGLYYLSMDREGEPGAGKILADIAEVHQALHVGAVTLHSKITSRVPQTGEDGVERMVRYETTPGRMLIGECLPKSHKVPFDVVNRLLTKKDIGDVIDEVYRHTGQKDTVLFADAIMALGFRHAFKAGISFGKDDMIIPDSKTELVDQTKALVADYEQQYQDGFITQQEKYNKVIDAWSRCGDQVANAMMDEIRAAPIDEDGRQKQINSIYMMSHSGARGSPAQMKQLAGMRGLMAKPSGEIIETPIISNFKEGLTVLEYFNSTHGARKGLADTALKTANSGYLTRRLVDVSQDCVIVEEDCKTENALEMRAIVQGGSVIASLGERILGRTTAEDLVNAKTGEVIVKSGTLLDEPMVKSIEEAEVQSAKIRSPLVCEAEQGVCGKCYGRDLARGTPVNIGEAVGVIAAQSIGEPGTQLTMRTFHIGGAAQVNETSHLESISEGTVAYRDMPTIVDKRGRRLSLARSGEMVVIDSEGRERAIHRVPYGTVLMFEDGAKVKEGQRLAEWDPFTLPIITEQSGIVRYQDLAEGKTMEERLDEATGIAQRVVTEYRATGRSKKEDLRPRLTLLGEGGGETEAARYMLAPGTALSVDDGQQVEAGDILARASREAAKTRDITGGLPRVAELFEARMPKDVATIAKISGRIEFVRDYKAKRKIAIVPEEGDSVEYLVPKTKIIDVQEGDFVKKGDTLISGSPNPHDILEVMGVEALAEYLVAEIQEVYRLQGVKINDKHIEVIVRQMLQKVEITDGGDTTLLPGEQLDAEEMHQINAGLAKGKQPAVGTPVLLGITKASLQTRSFISAASFQETTRVLTQAAVEGKKDTLIGLKENVIVGRLIPAGTGAGMNRLRVTANSRDAAIRASWKKAQEHLIMANTAEEEHAAELEQGPEAALGGDPLAEVEGETHGTDADAGEYLVQSDETLEAPEASEEVVEEGAPEEE, from the coding sequence ATGAACGAACTGACCAAATTCACCAACCAGATCGCGAAGCCCGAAACCTTCGACCAGATCCAGATCGGCATTGCCTCTCCGGAGCGCATCCGTTCGTGGTCGTTCGGCGAGATCAAGAAGCCGGAAACCATCAACTACCGCACGTTCAAGCCGGAACGTGACGGCCTGTTCTGCGCGCGCATCTTCGGACCGGTGAAGGACTACGAGTGCCTGTGCGGCAAGTACAAGCGCATGAAGTACAAGGGCGTCGTCTGCGAAAAGTGCGGCGTCGAAGTGACCGTGACCAAGGTCCGTCGCGAGCGCATGGGCCACATCGAGCTCGCCGCTCCCGTCGCGCACATCTGGTTCCTCAAGTCGCTGCCGTCGCGCATCGGCCTGCTGCTCGACATGCAGCTCAAGCAGCTGGAGCGCGTGCTCTACTTCGAGAGCTACATCGTCACCGAGCCCGGCCTGACCCCGCTCGAGAAGTATCAGCTCCTCACCGAGGACGAACTGCTCGACGCGCAGGATGAGTACGGCGAAGACGCCTTCACCGCCGGCATCGGCGCGGAAGCGGTCAAGCAGATGCTGATCGACCTCGACCTGGCCCAGGAAAAGGAAGACCTGCTCAAGGAGCTGGCCGAGACCAAGTCGACGCTCAAGCCGAAGAAGATCATCAAGCGCCTCAAGGTCGTGGAAAGCTTCATCGATTCCGGCAACCGCCCGGAATGGATGATCCTCGACGTCGTGCCGGTCATTCCGCCGGAACTGCGCCCGCTGGTTCCGCTGGACGGCGGCCGCTTCGCGACCTCGGATCTCAACGACCTCTACCGTCGCGTGATCAACCGTAACAACCGCCTCAAGCGCCTGATGGAGCTGCGGGCGCCGGACATCATCGTCCGCAACGAAAAGCGCATGCTGCAGGAAGCCGTTGACGCGCTGTTCGACAACGGCCGCCGCGGCCGCGTGATCACCGGCGCCAACAAGCGTCCGCTGAAGTCGCTGTCCGACATGCTCAAGGGCAAGCAGGGCCGCTTCCGTCAGAACCTGCTCGGCAAGCGCGTCGACTATTCGGGCCGTTCGGTCATCGTGACCGGTCCGGAGCTCAAGCTGCACCAGTGCGGCCTGCCGAAGAAGATGGCGCTCGAGCTGTTCAAGCCGTTCATCTACGCCCGCCTCGACGCCAAGGGTCTCTCGATGACCCTCAAGCAGGCGAAGAAGTGGGTCGAGAAGGAACGCAAGGAAGTCTGGGACATCCTCGACGAAGTCATTCGCGAGCACCCGGTCCTCCTGAACCGCGCCCCGACGCTTCACCGTCTTGGCATCCAGGCGTTCGAGCCGGTCCTGATCGAAGGCAAGGCGATCCAGCTGCACCCGCTGGTCTGCTCGGCCTTCAACGCCGACTTCGACGGTGACCAGATGGCCGTCCACGTTCCGCTGAGCCTCGAGGCCCAGTTGGAAGCGCGCGTGCTGATGATGTCGACCAACAACATCCTCAGCCCCGCGAACGGCAAGCCGATCATCGTTCCTTCGCAGGACATGGTCCTGGGTCTGTACTACCTGTCGATGGACCGCGAAGGCGAACCGGGCGCAGGCAAGATCCTGGCCGACATCGCCGAAGTGCACCAGGCGCTGCACGTCGGTGCGGTCACCCTGCACTCGAAGATCACCAGCCGCGTCCCGCAAACGGGCGAAGACGGTGTCGAGCGCATGGTCCGCTACGAAACCACGCCGGGCCGCATGCTGATTGGCGAATGCCTGCCGAAGAGCCACAAGGTGCCCTTCGACGTCGTCAACCGCCTGCTGACCAAGAAGGACATCGGCGACGTTATCGACGAGGTCTATCGTCACACCGGCCAGAAGGACACGGTGCTGTTCGCCGACGCCATCATGGCGCTGGGCTTCCGTCACGCGTTCAAGGCCGGCATCTCGTTCGGCAAGGACGACATGATCATCCCGGACAGCAAGACCGAGCTGGTCGACCAGACCAAGGCGCTGGTTGCCGATTACGAGCAGCAGTACCAGGACGGCTTCATCACCCAGCAGGAAAAGTACAACAAGGTGATCGACGCCTGGAGCCGTTGCGGCGACCAGGTGGCGAACGCCATGATGGACGAGATCCGCGCGGCGCCGATCGACGAGGACGGCCGTCAGAAGCAGATCAACTCGATCTACATGATGAGCCACTCCGGTGCCCGTGGTTCGCCGGCGCAGATGAAGCAGCTGGCCGGTATGCGCGGCCTCATGGCCAAGCCGTCGGGCGAGATCATCGAAACGCCGATCATCTCGAACTTCAAGGAAGGCCTGACCGTTCTCGAATACTTCAACTCGACCCACGGCGCCCGTAAGGGCCTCGCGGACACCGCGTTGAAGACCGCGAACTCGGGTTACCTGACGCGCCGCCTGGTCGACGTGTCGCAGGACTGCGTGATCGTCGAAGAGGACTGCAAGACCGAGAACGCGCTGGAAATGCGCGCCATCGTTCAGGGCGGTTCGGTCATCGCTTCGCTTGGCGAGCGTATCCTGGGCCGCACCACGGCCGAGGACCTGGTCAACGCCAAGACCGGCGAAGTCATCGTGAAGTCGGGCACCCTGCTCGACGAACCGATGGTCAAGTCGATCGAGGAAGCCGAAGTGCAGTCGGCCAAGATCCGTTCGCCGCTTGTCTGCGAAGCGGAACAGGGCGTCTGCGGCAAGTGCTACGGCCGTGACCTGGCTCGCGGTACTCCGGTCAACATCGGTGAGGCTGTCGGCGTTATCGCCGCGCAGTCGATCGGTGAGCCGGGCACCCAGCTGACCATGCGTACCTTCCACATCGGTGGTGCGGCGCAGGTCAACGAAACCAGCCACCTGGAGTCGATCTCGGAAGGCACGGTCGCGTACCGTGACATGCCGACGATCGTCGACAAGCGCGGCCGCCGTCTGTCGCTGGCTCGCAGCGGCGAGATGGTCGTCATCGACAGCGAGGGCCGTGAACGCGCGATCCACCGCGTGCCTTACGGTACCGTGCTGATGTTCGAAGACGGCGCGAAGGTGAAGGAAGGGCAGCGGCTCGCCGAGTGGGATCCGTTCACCCTGCCGATCATCACCGAGCAGTCGGGTATCGTCCGCTACCAGGACCTGGCCGAAGGCAAGACGATGGAAGAGCGCCTGGACGAAGCCACCGGCATCGCCCAGCGCGTGGTCACCGAATACCGCGCCACTGGCCGGTCGAAGAAGGAAGACCTCCGTCCGCGTCTGACCCTGCTCGGCGAAGGCGGCGGCGAAACCGAGGCGGCGCGCTACATGCTCGCCCCGGGCACGGCGCTGTCGGTCGACGATGGCCAGCAGGTCGAGGCGGGTGACATTCTCGCCCGTGCTTCGCGAGAAGCTGCCAAGACCCGCGACATCACCGGTGGTCTGCCGCGTGTGGCCGAACTGTTCGAGGCGCGTATGCCGAAGGACGTTGCGACCATCGCCAAGATCAGCGGCCGGATCGAGTTCGTTCGGGATTACAAGGCCAAGCGCAAGATCGCGATCGTTCCGGAAGAGGGCGATTCGGTCGAGTACCTGGTGCCGAAGACCAAGATCATCGACGTCCAGGAAGGCGACTTCGTCAAGAAGGGCGACACGCTGATTTCGGGTAGCCCGAATCCGCATGACATTCTGGAAGTGATGGGGGTCGAGGCTCTGGCCGAGTACCTCGTCGCGGAAATCCAGGAAGTCTATCGACTGCAGGGCGTGAAGATCAACGACAAGCACATCGAGGTGATCGTTCGCCAGATGCTGCAGAAGGTCGAGATCACCGACGGCGGCGACACCACGCTGCTGCCGGGCGAACAGCTCGACGCCGAAGAGATGCACCAGATCAACGCCGGACTGGCCAAGGGCAAGCAGCCCGCGGTCGGCACCCCGGTGCTGCTCGGCATCACCAAGGCGAGCCTGCAGACGCGGTCGTTCATCTCGGCGGCTTCGTTCCAGGAGACCACCCGCGTGCTCACCCAGGCCGCGGTCGAGGGTAAGAAGGACACCCTCATCGGTCTGAAGGAAAACGTGATCGTCGGCCGTCTCATCCCCGCCGGTACCGGCGCGGGCATGAACCGTCTGCGCGTGACCGCCAACAGCCGCGACGCCGCGATCCGCGCTTCGTGGAAGAAGGCGCAAGAGCACCTCATCATGGCCAACACGGCCGAAGAGGAGCACGCAGCCGAGCTCGAGCAGGGCCCGGAAGCAGCGCTGGGTGGCGATCCGTTGGCTGAGGTCGAGGGCGAAACCCACGGCACCGACGCCGATGCGGGCGAGTACCTGGTCCAGAGCGACGAGACGCTCGAAGCGCCCGAGGCCAGTGAAGAAGTCGTGGAAGAGGGCGCTCCCGAAGAGGAGTGA
- the rpoB gene encoding DNA-directed RNA polymerase subunit beta — MAKKSEATGAASVATVPSKKKRIRKIFGDIHEVVQMPNLIEVQRESYEQFLRSDKSTGYVSGLEKTLRSVFPIRDFAGTAELDFVHYELEDPKYDTTECRQRGITYAAPMKVTLRLIVFEVDAETETRSVLDIKEQDVYMGDMPLMTENGTFIINGTERVIVSQMHRSPGVLFDHDRGKTHSSGKFLFAARVIPYRGSWLDFEFDAKDIVNVRIDRKRKLPVTALLFGLGLDSEQVLDYFYDAITWKRGANGWEIPFAPEQWRNAKPGFPLVDAKTGEEVFPANQKVSPRAANKAAKDGLETLLIPTEEVFGRYSAKDLIDESTGRIYIEAGEEVSPENLEKIDKAGIDQLLLLDIDHVTTGAWMRNTLQADKAENREEGLEAIYKVMRPGEPPTKETAEALFEGLFFDPERYDLSAVGRVKLNMRLGLDAEDTVTTLRKEDILAVVKELVNLKDGKGEVDDIDNLGNRRVRSVGELLENQYRVGLLRMERAVKERMSSVDVSTVMPNDLINAKPAVAAVREFFGSSQLSQFMDQTNPLSEVTHKRRVSALGPGGLTRERAGFEVRDVHPTHYGRICPIETPEGPNIGLINSLSTFARVNKYGFIETPYRTVIDGTVTGEVTYLSAMEEQKHTVAQASADLDDKKHFIEDLVSARQNGEFVMAPNETVTLMDVSPKQLVSVAASLIPFLENDDANRALMGSNMQRQAVPLLKAEAPFVGTGMEETVARDSGAAIAATRSGVIDQVDATRIVIRASGDVDAGNPGVDIYNLQKFQRSNQNTCINQRPLVKVGDVVEQGDIIADGPSTDLGELALGRNSLVAFMPWNGYNYEDSILISERIVKDDVFTSIHIEEFEVMARDTKLGPEDITRDIPNVGEEALRNLDEAGIVYIGAEVHPGDILVGKITPKGESPMTPEEKLLRAIFGEKASDVRDTSLKLPPGVAGTVVEVRVFNRHGIEIDDRTRAIQNEEIERLKKDSEDERNILNRATYNRLREMLEGQVSAAAPKGLKKGAKIDSETLDSVDRHDWFKFAVADDGVQSQLEAVKGQYDEAVKRIKDKFEDRKEKLERGDELAPGVLKMVKVFVAVKRKLQPGDKMAGRHGNKGVISRILPVEDMPFMEDGTPVDLVLNPLGVPSRMNVGQIFETHLGFAARALGHQVAEALEEWRLANPNPEASAPPAAVVEKLKDIYGEQYHADIDSRTTAEIVELSGNLKTGVPMGTPVFDGAREADVSAMLAKAGLNTSGQSTLYDGRSGEAFDRKVTVGIIYMLKLHHLVDDKIHARSIGPYSLVTQQPLGGKAQFGGQRFGEMEVWALQAYGAAYTLQEMLTVKSDDVVGRTKVYEAIVKGDDTFEAGIPESFNVLVKEMRSLGLNVELSSLTDGDDEDQWPEAAE; from the coding sequence ATGGCGAAGAAGTCAGAGGCCACCGGCGCCGCGTCCGTTGCGACCGTCCCGAGCAAGAAGAAGCGCATCCGCAAGATCTTCGGCGACATCCACGAAGTGGTGCAGATGCCGAACCTGATCGAGGTTCAGCGCGAAAGCTACGAGCAGTTCCTGCGCTCCGACAAGAGCACCGGCTACGTCTCGGGCCTCGAGAAGACCTTGCGTTCGGTATTCCCGATCCGCGACTTCGCCGGCACTGCCGAGCTCGACTTCGTCCACTACGAGCTGGAAGACCCCAAGTACGACACCACCGAGTGCCGTCAGCGCGGCATCACTTATGCCGCCCCGATGAAGGTCACGCTGCGCCTGATCGTGTTCGAGGTCGACGCCGAGACCGAGACTCGCTCGGTCCTCGATATCAAGGAGCAGGACGTCTACATGGGCGACATGCCGCTCATGACCGAGAACGGCACCTTCATCATCAATGGCACCGAGCGCGTGATCGTGTCGCAGATGCACCGTTCGCCGGGTGTGCTGTTCGACCATGACCGCGGCAAGACCCACTCTTCGGGCAAGTTCCTGTTCGCCGCCCGCGTGATTCCTTACCGCGGTTCGTGGCTCGACTTCGAATTCGACGCCAAGGACATCGTCAACGTCCGTATCGACCGCAAGCGCAAGCTGCCGGTCACCGCGCTGCTGTTCGGCCTCGGCCTCGATAGCGAGCAGGTGCTCGACTACTTCTACGACGCGATCACCTGGAAGCGCGGCGCCAACGGTTGGGAAATCCCCTTCGCTCCGGAGCAATGGCGTAACGCCAAGCCGGGCTTCCCCCTAGTCGACGCCAAGACCGGCGAGGAAGTGTTCCCCGCCAACCAGAAGGTCAGCCCGCGCGCTGCCAACAAGGCGGCCAAGGACGGCCTCGAGACCCTTCTGATCCCGACCGAGGAAGTCTTCGGCCGCTATTCGGCCAAGGACCTGATCGACGAGAGCACCGGCCGCATCTACATCGAAGCGGGCGAGGAAGTTTCGCCCGAGAACCTCGAGAAGATCGACAAGGCCGGCATCGACCAGCTGCTGCTGCTCGACATCGACCACGTCACCACCGGCGCCTGGATGCGCAACACCCTGCAGGCCGACAAGGCGGAAAACCGCGAAGAAGGCCTCGAGGCGATCTACAAGGTCATGCGCCCGGGCGAGCCGCCGACGAAGGAAACCGCCGAAGCCCTGTTCGAAGGCTTGTTCTTCGATCCGGAGCGCTATGATCTCTCGGCCGTCGGCCGCGTGAAGCTCAACATGCGCCTCGGCCTCGACGCCGAAGACACCGTGACCACCCTGCGCAAGGAAGACATCCTTGCCGTGGTCAAGGAACTGGTGAACCTCAAGGACGGCAAGGGCGAGGTCGACGACATCGACAACCTCGGCAACCGTCGCGTCCGCTCGGTGGGCGAACTGCTGGAGAACCAGTACCGCGTCGGCCTGCTCCGCATGGAGCGCGCCGTGAAGGAGCGCATGAGCTCGGTCGACGTGTCGACCGTGATGCCGAACGACCTGATCAACGCCAAGCCCGCGGTTGCCGCGGTGCGCGAGTTCTTCGGTTCGAGCCAGCTCTCGCAGTTCATGGACCAGACCAACCCGCTGTCGGAAGTCACCCACAAGCGCCGCGTTTCGGCGCTCGGGCCGGGTGGTCTTACCCGTGAGCGCGCAGGCTTCGAAGTCCGCGACGTTCACCCGACGCACTATGGCCGTATCTGCCCGATTGAAACGCCGGAAGGCCCGAACATCGGTCTGATCAACTCGCTCTCGACCTTCGCCCGCGTCAACAAGTACGGCTTCATCGAAACCCCGTACCGGACCGTGATCGACGGGACCGTCACCGGCGAGGTGACTTACCTCTCGGCGATGGAAGAGCAGAAGCACACCGTCGCGCAGGCTTCGGCCGATCTCGACGACAAGAAGCACTTCATCGAAGACCTGGTCTCGGCCCGCCAGAACGGCGAGTTCGTGATGGCTCCGAACGAAACCGTCACCCTGATGGACGTTTCGCCGAAGCAGCTGGTCTCGGTCGCGGCATCGCTGATCCCGTTCCTTGAGAACGACGACGCCAACCGCGCGCTGATGGGCTCGAACATGCAGCGCCAGGCCGTGCCGCTTCTGAAGGCCGAAGCGCCGTTCGTCGGCACCGGCATGGAAGAGACCGTGGCGCGTGACTCGGGTGCGGCGATTGCCGCCACCCGTTCGGGGGTGATCGACCAGGTCGACGCGACCCGTATCGTCATCCGCGCCAGCGGCGACGTCGATGCCGGCAACCCGGGCGTCGACATCTACAACCTGCAGAAGTTCCAGCGTTCGAACCAGAACACCTGCATCAACCAGCGTCCGCTGGTGAAGGTCGGTGACGTGGTCGAACAGGGCGACATCATTGCCGACGGTCCTTCGACCGACCTCGGCGAGCTGGCGCTCGGCCGGAACAGCCTCGTCGCGTTCATGCCGTGGAATGGCTACAACTACGAAGACTCGATCCTGATCTCCGAGCGGATCGTGAAGGATGACGTGTTCACCTCGATCCACATCGAGGAGTTCGAGGTCATGGCTCGCGACACCAAGCTCGGGCCGGAAGACATCACCCGCGACATCCCGAACGTCGGCGAGGAAGCCCTGCGCAACCTCGACGAAGCGGGCATCGTCTACATCGGCGCCGAAGTGCACCCGGGCGATATCCTGGTCGGCAAGATCACGCCGAAGGGTGAAAGCCCGATGACGCCGGAAGAAAAGCTCCTCCGCGCGATCTTCGGCGAGAAGGCTTCGGACGTTCGCGACACTTCGCTCAAGCTGCCGCCGGGCGTTGCCGGCACGGTCGTCGAAGTGCGCGTGTTCAACCGTCACGGCATCGAGATCGACGATCGTACCCGCGCCATCCAGAACGAGGAAATCGAACGCCTCAAGAAGGATAGCGAGGACGAGCGCAACATCCTCAACCGCGCGACCTACAACCGCCTGCGCGAGATGCTCGAAGGCCAGGTCTCTGCGGCCGCGCCGAAGGGTCTCAAGAAGGGTGCGAAGATCGACAGCGAAACGCTGGACTCGGTCGACCGCCACGACTGGTTCAAGTTCGCGGTGGCCGACGATGGCGTCCAGTCGCAGCTTGAAGCGGTCAAGGGCCAGTATGACGAGGCCGTGAAGCGCATCAAGGACAAGTTCGAAGACCGCAAGGAGAAGCTCGAGCGGGGCGACGAACTGGCTCCGGGCGTGCTCAAGATGGTCAAGGTCTTCGTCGCGGTGAAGCGCAAGCTGCAGCCGGGCGACAAGATGGCCGGCCGTCACGGCAACAAGGGTGTCATCAGCCGCATTCTGCCGGTCGAGGACATGCCGTTCATGGAAGACGGCACCCCGGTCGACCTGGTGCTCAACCCGCTGGGCGTGCCTTCGCGCATGAACGTCGGACAGATCTTCGAGACCCACCTCGGCTTTGCCGCACGCGCTCTGGGCCACCAGGTCGCCGAGGCGCTGGAGGAATGGCGTCTGGCCAACCCGAACCCAGAGGCATCGGCTCCGCCGGCTGCCGTGGTCGAGAAGCTGAAGGACATCTACGGCGAGCAGTACCACGCGGACATCGACTCGCGGACGACTGCCGAAATCGTGGAACTGTCGGGCAACCTGAAGACGGGCGTTCCGATGGGCACTCCGGTGTTCGACGGCGCGCGCGAGGCGGATGTTTCGGCGATGCTGGCGAAGGCCGGGCTGAATACCTCCGGCCAGTCGACCCTCTACGATGGTCGTTCCGGCGAGGCGTTCGACCGCAAGGTGACCGTGGGCATCATCTACATGCTCAAGCTCCACCACTTGGTCGACGACAAGATCCACGCCCGTTCGATCGGACCGTACTCGCTCGTCACCCAGCAGCCGCTGGGCGGTAAGGCGCAGTTCGGCGGCCAGCGCTTCGGTGAAATGGAGGTCTGGGCGCTCCAGGCCTACGGCGCCGCCTACACGCTGCAGGAAATGCTCACCGTGAAGTCGGACGACGTGGTCGGCCGTACCAAAGTCTACGAAGCGATCGTCAAGGGTGACGACACCTTCGAGGCCGGTATTCCGGAGAGCTTCAACGTGCTCGTGAAGGAAATGCGTTCGCTGGGCCTCAACGTCGAATTGTCGTCGCTGACCGATGGCGATGACGAAGACCAGTGGCCGGAGGCGGCGGAATAG
- the rplL gene encoding 50S ribosomal protein L7/L12, with amino-acid sequence MADIAKLVEDLSQLTVMEAAELAKALEEAWGVSAAAAVAVAAPAAAAEAVEEKTEFDVILVGDGGKKIQVIKEVRAITGLGLTEAKTLVESAPTPIKEAVNKTEAEDIKKKIEEAGGVVEVK; translated from the coding sequence ATGGCCGATATCGCCAAGCTCGTTGAAGACCTGTCGCAGCTGACCGTCATGGAAGCTGCCGAACTCGCCAAGGCCCTGGAAGAAGCATGGGGCGTTTCCGCCGCTGCTGCCGTGGCCGTTGCCGCTCCGGCCGCAGCTGCTGAAGCCGTTGAGGAAAAGACCGAGTTCGACGTCATCCTCGTCGGTGACGGTGGCAAGAAGATCCAGGTGATCAAGGAAGTCCGCGCCATCACCGGCCTGGGCCTGACCGAAGCCAAGACCCTGGTCGAGAGCGCCCCGACGCCGATCAAGGAAGCGGTCAACAAGACCGAAGCCGAAGACATCAAGAAGAAGATCGAGGAAGCCGGCGGCGTCGTCGAAGTCAAGTAA
- a CDS encoding DUF2975 domain-containing protein produces the protein MTPLKKDPLLVTAKVVTIIVRIGLVIGMIGLGIAGAVLVIGGTGMFSEHFVVQLNSSGLGGTKGAALLVIALTLVSLGLMEDFVRRLGQVIDTVGEGDPFTLENAARLTRMGWLAIIVQLLGLPVMLLSTWLESRIDDGVFQIESNLSLYGFALALVLFILARVFRKGAEMREDLEGTV, from the coding sequence ATGACTCCACTCAAGAAAGATCCGTTGCTGGTCACTGCGAAAGTGGTGACCATCATCGTCCGCATCGGCCTCGTCATCGGCATGATCGGCCTCGGCATTGCCGGCGCCGTCCTGGTGATCGGCGGGACCGGCATGTTCTCCGAACACTTCGTCGTGCAGTTGAACTCCAGCGGCCTCGGCGGAACGAAAGGGGCAGCTCTCCTGGTGATCGCCCTCACGCTCGTTTCGCTCGGCCTCATGGAAGACTTCGTCAGGCGCCTGGGCCAGGTGATCGACACCGTCGGCGAAGGCGACCCCTTCACCCTGGAGAACGCCGCACGCCTGACCCGCATGGGGTGGCTGGCGATCATCGTCCAGTTGCTCGGGCTCCCGGTCATGCTCCTGTCCACCTGGCTGGAATCGCGCATCGACGACGGAGTGTTCCAGATTGAATCGAACCTCTCGCTGTACGGCTTCGCCCTGGCGCTGGTGCTGTTCATCCTCGCCCGAGTGTTCCGCAAGGGCGCCGAGATGCGCGAAGACCTGGAGGGGACCGTCTGA